ACCGTACAGGATGCCCTTGCGAGCGCCGCCGGTGGCCACGTAGACGCCGTCTAGCCCCGGCACCCCGCCGAGCACGAGGAGCCCGTCGGACGTGACCGGGCGCAGGCAGGCGGTCTGCTGTGCGACCTGCGCGTCCGCCATCACGGGCAACATCCGGACGAGTGCCGCGCCGATGTCGTCGCGGGCCGCCGGCGTCGACTCCTCGTCGAAGCCGGCCTCCTCCTCGGTGGTCCCGGCCCACAAGAGGCCGTCGGTCTTGCTCGTGGCGTAGTTGTGGCCCCAGCCGACGGAGCATTCGACCGGCGGACCGGGGGCCTGCAGGCGAAGGATCTGGCCCTTGAGCGGACGGACGTCGATCGGCGTACCGATCCACTCCGATGCCTCGGCGCTCCAGGGGCCCATCGCGAGCACCGCGGTCGCGCAGCTCAGCACCTCCCGCTCCAGGACCACGCCGGTGATACGCCCGCCGTCTCGCCGCAGCCCGATCGCGCGCCCGTGCCGCAGCACGACGCCGAGGCGCTCGGCCGCCCGGGTGAGGGCCAGGACCAGACGATAGGGCTCGACGGCGCCTCCGCCCTCGATCAGCGCGGCCCCGAGCGTCTCGTCCGAGATCCGCGGCTCCACGCTGAGCGCCTCCGCGCGGTCGAGCCAGCGCACCGCATAGCCCGGCTGCCCCTGCTGCCACGGCAGCGCGGCGCGGAGCCTCCGCACGTCTGCCTCGGTGAAGGCCAGGGCCAGAGAGGCGCGCAGCCGGAAATCGACGTCGATGCCGGTCTCCTCGGCCAGGACCGGCGCCAGCTCACGATGCAACCGCATCCCGTCGTGAGCGATCTCGGCCAGAGGGCCGGGAATGCCGAAGCCGGTCATCGGGCTCAGCCCTCCGTAGGCGAAGCCCGACGCGTGGCTGCCAATCGCGTCGCGCTCCACCACGATGCTCGGCACGCCGGACTTCGCCAGGTAGTAGGCGGCGGCCATGCCCGCGATGCCCCCGCCCACGATCACGACGTCGTCCGAGCTCCGTGCCATGGCCCGCAGATCCTGTCAGAGTTCCCGCGGCGCGGTCAACCGCCACCGGAGCCGGCGGCGGTGGACAGGTCCATTTTTTGGTCTTGGCGTGATCCCGGCCCCCTGCCATGTTCCGTCACGAGGGGCGGCGCCGTGCACTCGGTCGTGGGCTCCCGCCGCCGCCTCGGGGATCCCTATTGCAGAAGAGGAGGTTACGCCATGAAGACTCTCGCCCTGGTCCTCACGCTCACCGCTCTCCTGTTCGGCCCGCTGCCCGCGGCATCAGCTCACGACGCAGAAAAACTCGGGACCGTGCACTTCCCCGTCTCCTGCGCGCCGGCGGTTCAGGCCGACTTCGAGCGCGCGGTCGCGCTGCTGCATTCCTTCTGGTACGAGGAGTCGCTGAAGGCCTTCACCGCGATCACCACCACGGACGCCACGTGCGCGATGGGCTACTGGGGCATCGCCATGAGCGTCTACTACCCGCTCTGGCAGCCGCCGAGCCCGGCGATGCTGCAAAAGGGCGCCTCCGCCCTCGAGAAGACGCGCGGGCTGACCGCCACCCCGCGAGAGAAGGACTACATCGGCGCGATCGAGACCTACTACCGGGACACGGATAAGCTCGACCACCGGGCGCGGGCGGCGGCCTACGAGAAGGCCATGGAGCAGGTGTACCGCCGCTATCCCGACGATCGAGAAGCCGCCGTCTTCTACGCCCTGGCCCTCAACGCCACCGCGGCGCCCACCGACAAGACCTACGCCAACCAGCTCAAGGCGGGCGCCATCCTCGAGAAGGCCTTCGCCGAGCAGCCGGACCACCCGGGCGTCGCGCACTACATCATCCACAGCTACGACTATCCGCCCCTCGCGGGCCGCGGTCTGATCGCCGCTCGAGGCTACGCCAGGACCGCCCCGTCGGTGCCGCACGCCCAGCACATGCCGTCGCACATCTTCACGCGCCTCGGACTCTGGCCGGAATCGATCGACTCCAACCGGGCCTCGGCCAACGCGGGCAAGGCCTACTACGCGCAGCTCGGCAAGGACAGCGTGTGGGATCAGACGCTCCACGCCCTCGACTACATCGTGTACGCCCACCTGCAGGTGGGCCAGGACAAGCAGGCGCGGGCGGTGCTCGAGGATCTCCGCGCCATGCCGAAGTCGGAGCCCGAGAGCTTCGTGGCGGCCTACGCCTATGCCGCGATTCCGGCGCGGGTGGCGCTCGAGCAGCACCGCTGGAGCGAGGCGGCCGACATCCGCCCGGCCTCCACCACGTTCCCGTGGGACCGCTTCGCGTGGGCGGAAGGAATCACCGCCTTCGCGCGGGCGATCGGCGCCGCGCGCAGCGGTGACGCGGCCCGGGCGCGGGCGGAGATCCAGAAGCTCGACGGGTATCGCACGAGCCTCGTGGCCGCCAAGCAGACCTACTGGGCCGAGCAGGTCAACATCCAGCAGCACGCCGCCACCGCGTGGGCCGCGCGGGCCGAGGGCAAGAACGACGAGGCGCTACGGCTCATGCGCGCGGCCGCGGATCTCGAGGACGCCACCGAGAAGCACCCGGTGACGCCCGCGCCGGTCGTGCCCGCGCGCGAGCTGCTGGGCGAGCTGCTGCTGGACCTCAACCAGCCCGCCCAGGCGCTGGTGGAGTTCGAGGCCTCGGCGTCGCGAGAGCCCAACCGCTTCAACGGCCTCGCCGGCGCGGCGCGCGCCGCCGAGCTCTCCGGCAATCCCGCGAAGGCCAGGACCCTCTACGCCAAGCTGGTCGCGATGTGCGACCGTGCCGACGGCGATCGGCCCGCGCTGCGCCACGCCAAGGCGGTGCTGGCGAAGTGACCGACCGCGGGCGTCGGAGCCGTTCCGGCGCCCGCTCTCGCGGTCCGGGCCTGACGGCCACCAGCTCGTGATCAGCCGAGCTGCCTCACTGCCGGCGAGCACGGCTTGCGGAGTCCGGCCCAGTCCCCTATGCTGCCTGCCCACAAGGCCCGGGTCACGGGATCGAACCGCCAGGAGGAACCGCCATGAGTCGGAGACCGACGCTCCTCACGGTCGTCCTTCTCGTCAGCCTCGCGATCCAGCCCGCCCACGCGCAGCAAGGCCCGACCCAGGCGGAGCTCGACGCGGCGGCCTCCAACGCCGCGGATTGGCTGCTCCCCAACCACGACTACGGCGGGCAGCGCTTCGTGGACGCGACGGAGATCACCCGCGACAATGCGAGCCGGCTGCGCCCCGCGTGTGTCTTCGAGACTCACGAGCTGCGCCCGTTCTACACCAGCCCGCTCGTCTACCGCGGGATCATGTACCTCACCAGCTCGCAGTCGACGATCGCCCTGGACGCGGCTACGTGTCAGGTTCAATGGCGGCACGACTGGACGCCCAAAGCCAGGAGGAACTGGCCGCAAAGCCGCGGCGTCGCCCTGAAGGAGGGCATGCTCATCCGGGGCACCACCGATGGATACCTCCTGGCGCTCGACGCGTTGACCGGCCGGCTGCTCTGGGAGCGAGCGGCGGCGGACGCGGACCGCGGCGAGACCTTCACGATGGCGCCGCTCATCTTCGAGGATCTCGTCATCATCGGCCCGGCCGGCAATGAAGTCCCGGTGCGGGGCTGGGTGGGCGCCTTCCGCGGCGCGACCGGTGAAGCGGTGTGGCGGTTCAACACGCGGCCGGCGGCCGGCGAACCGGGCGCCGAGACATGGAGCCTGACCGAGGCCGTGACCGGCGGCGGCGCGGTGTGGACGCCCATGTCCCTGGACCCAGCCGCGGGGCTGCTCTTCGTCGCGGTCGGCAATCCAGCACCGGACTTCTTCGGCGACGTCAGGCAGGGCGCCAATCTCTACACCAACTCGCTGGTCGTGCTCGATGCGCGAACCGGCCAGCTCGTGTGGCACTACCAGGCAGTCCCGCACGACCTGCACGACTGGGACCTGACGCAGGTCAGCCCGCTCTTCACCGCGGAGGTCAACGGCACGCCGCGGCGGCTCGTGGCGGTCGTAGGCAAGGACGGCCTTTTGCACGTGCTCGACCGGGAGAGCCACGAGCATCGCTACGAGGTGGCGGTCACCCGTCGAGAGAACGCCGACGTGCCGCCCACGCTCGAAGGCGTCCGCGCGTGCCCGGGCCCACTCGGCGGGGTCCAGTGGAACGGGCCAGCCTTCAACCCCGGGACCAACATGCTGTACGTGAACTCGGTGGACTGGTGCGGCACGTTCAAGAAGGCCGAGGAGCTCGAGCACGTGTTGGGACGCAACTACATGGGTGGACGGTTCGTCCCGGATCCAGCTGAGCCGGCCCGCGGCTGGCTGACCGCCGTCGATGCCTCGACCGGCGCGATCCGCTGGCGGTATCGTTCACCCCGCCCGATGCTCGCGGCGATCACCACCACGTCCACCGACCTGCTGTTCACGGGGGAGCTCGACGGCGACTTCCTCGTCCTCGACGGACGTGACGGCGCCGTGCTCTACCGCTTCAACACCGGCGCCGCGATGGCCGGCGGGGTCGTCACCTACCAGCTGGCCGGCACGCAATACGTCGCGGCGGCCTCGGGCGCCACGACCTATTTCTGGGGAACCCAGTTGACCTCGGCCCGCGTGACCATCTTCGCCCTGCCCTCGCCTGGAGCCGACTAGTCTCCTTGAGCCTGCTTTGCCGAAGATAGCGCCGCGACGCTCACCGCCGACGACTCGCCGCCCCAGAGCCAAGCCGTACGCGCCGCCGCCCGGCAGCGATGCTGCGGCTCTACTGGCCCAAAGAGCAGGCCCCGTCGATCTTGAACGGCACGTAAGTTCCGCCGGCG
This sequence is a window from Candidatus Methylomirabilota bacterium. Protein-coding genes within it:
- a CDS encoding FAD-dependent oxidoreductase; translated protein: MARSSDDVVIVGGGIAGMAAAYYLAKSGVPSIVVERDAIGSHASGFAYGGLSPMTGFGIPGPLAEIAHDGMRLHRELAPVLAEETGIDVDFRLRASLALAFTEADVRRLRAALPWQQGQPGYAVRWLDRAEALSVEPRISDETLGAALIEGGGAVEPYRLVLALTRAAERLGVVLRHGRAIGLRRDGGRITGVVLEREVLSCATAVLAMGPWSAEASEWIGTPIDVRPLKGQILRLQAPGPPVECSVGWGHNYATSKTDGLLWAGTTEEEAGFDEESTPAARDDIGAALVRMLPVMADAQVAQQTACLRPVTSDGLLVLGGVPGLDGVYVATGGARKGILYGPAMGHAIADLVLGRDTRIALDAFAPGRFAAGANSAAYRPIATARARARGRPSS
- a CDS encoding PQQ-binding-like beta-propeller repeat protein, with the translated sequence MSRRPTLLTVVLLVSLAIQPAHAQQGPTQAELDAAASNAADWLLPNHDYGGQRFVDATEITRDNASRLRPACVFETHELRPFYTSPLVYRGIMYLTSSQSTIALDAATCQVQWRHDWTPKARRNWPQSRGVALKEGMLIRGTTDGYLLALDALTGRLLWERAAADADRGETFTMAPLIFEDLVIIGPAGNEVPVRGWVGAFRGATGEAVWRFNTRPAAGEPGAETWSLTEAVTGGGAVWTPMSLDPAAGLLFVAVGNPAPDFFGDVRQGANLYTNSLVVLDARTGQLVWHYQAVPHDLHDWDLTQVSPLFTAEVNGTPRRLVAVVGKDGLLHVLDRESHEHRYEVAVTRRENADVPPTLEGVRACPGPLGGVQWNGPAFNPGTNMLYVNSVDWCGTFKKAEELEHVLGRNYMGGRFVPDPAEPARGWLTAVDASTGAIRWRYRSPRPMLAAITTTSTDLLFTGELDGDFLVLDGRDGAVLYRFNTGAAMAGGVVTYQLAGTQYVAAASGATTYFWGTQLTSARVTIFALPSPGAD